The following is a genomic window from Sporosarcina jeotgali.
CTACACCGCCTGTAGTGCCTCCGAATCTGAAGATGATCCCGAGACCGACACCGACAAAAATCCCCGCAAATAACGAAACGAGGAACATGTCCCCTTCAAGATGGATATCGATCTGGTATTTCATAAACACTTTTAAAAATACAGAAACTGCGATTGTTCCTACTACCGTATAGGTAAATATTCGTTTACCAAGCATTTTCCATCCGATAATGAACATAGGAACATTGAGCACTAAGTTCATAATTGCAGGATCCCATTTGAAAGCGAAAAATAGAATCAATGTAATTCCTGTAAAACCGCCTTCGGCTAACTCGTTTTGAATATTGAAATGAACGAGACCAAAGCTGAAAATGGCTGCACCGAGGACGATGAAAAACAAATTTTTAATCTTAATATCCTTGAACATATCCTTAAACATCCCATCACTCTCCTAAAAGCACTAGTGTTATTATCAGCCATCCAATATATTTTGACAATAGGAAGATGAATGAATACGATAAGTAAAGAAAGGTGTGAGCGAGTTGAGTGAACCAAAAACAATGTACACAATGCAAAAAGAGGTGGATGCATACATATCCAGCTTTAAAGAAGGATACTTTCCGCCAATGGAGCTCATCGCCCGTTTAACTGAAGAATTAGGTGAATTATCTCGGGAAGTACAGCACGTGCATGGGATGAAGAAAAAGAAAAGTTCCGAAAGTGCCAGCACGTTAACTGAAGAGACCGGAGATTTGTTATTTGTCCTTATCTGTTTTGCGAACGCACAAGGAATCGAATTGACAGAAGCACTGGATACGGTTTTGAATAAGTTTAAAACACGGGATGCAGATCGCTGGACTAAAAAGGAGGAGATCGAATGACAATCCGGGTTGCAATCGCAGGTGCCAGAGGACGAATGGGAAGCACTGCAGCAGCAGCAATCACTGAAGCACCTGACATGGTGTTTGCAGGCGCTCTAGATTATAAATACGATGGCTGGTACATAAATGGGGGTACACTGATAGAGCAGCCATCAGGTGTTCGTGTATATACTTCCATTGCTGAACTGGCAGAAGCAGAAAAACCAGATGTTTTGCTCGACCTAACGGATCCGGAAGCAGTATTTCCGAATGCTCAAAAAGCGATTGCACTCGGTATTCGCCCTGTTATAGGTACGTCGGGCCTTACGCTGGAAGAGATTGATCATTTGAAAATAATGAGTGAACAAAAAGGATTATCTTGTATTTTGGCTCCGAACTTTTCAATCGGTGCAGTATTAATGATGAAATTTGCTGCACAAGCTGCACATTATCTTGGAGATGTTGAAATTATTGAAATGCATCACGATCGAAAGCTGGATGCTCCTTCAGGTACAGCAGTTAAGACAGCTGATATGATTTCTGACGTACGAACACCGCATTTACAGGGACATCCTGATGAACAAGTGAATGCATACGGAGCAAGAGGCGCAGACGTACAAGGAATGAAAATCCATAGTGTGCGCTTACCGGGCTTACTTGCGCATCAGCAAGTACTGCTTGGAGGAGAGGGCGAGCTGTTAACTATACGACACGATTCGTTTGATCGTAAAAGTTTCATGCCAGGCGTTCTTCTAGCTGTCCGCGAATCTGTAAGTCATCATCAATTTGTCAATGGATTGGAGCAACTTATCTAAGTAAGGAACTTTTTATAGTAAGGGATGATGGGATGGAACGATTAAAAATAGGAGTCATTTGCTATCCATCCTTAGGAGGATCCGGGGTGGTAGCAACCGAGCTTGCTATAAAGATGGCGGAAAAAGGTCATGAAATTCACTTCATTACGTCCAGTCTGCCATTTCGGTATAATGAGCCGCATGAAAATATCCATTTTCACGAAGTCCGGATAGATGGATACGCAGTTTTTAAATATCCGCCCTATGATATCGCGCTCGCGAATCGTATCGGCCAAGTTATAGAGGAACAGCACTTGGATTTGCTCCACGTTCACTATGCAGTGCCGCACGCCGTCTCGGCGGTCTTGGCAAAAGATATGATCCAATCAGATATAGGAATCATTACCACCTTGCACGGAACCGACGTGACGATCCTTGGTCATGATCCAGCACTTCGTAACACAGTCAAATATGGAATCGATAAATCGGATATTACTACTGCCGTTTCGGACTCTCTTCGAAAAGAGACGATTGAGCTGATAGAGCCCGCTAAAGAAATCTTGACGATTTACAATTTCATTGATGAAGAAACGTATCACCCAGTAGCGGCAGGATCTGTACGGGAGGAATTCGATATTCAGAAGGATGAAAAAGTAATCATCCATATTTCGAATTTCAGAAGCGTCAAGCGCATTCCGGACTTGATTCGGGCCTTTGCGAAAATTACAGAGAAGGTTCCTGCTAAGCTTCTATTGGTAGGTGAGGGCCCTGAAATGCCTAGAATCCGGAGACTGGCGGACATGCTTGGTGTTACGGATGAAGTGGTATTCACAGGCAGACGCGACGACCTGCCTGAGCTTTTGTCCATTAGTGATGTCATGGTGCTCCCTTCGGAAAAAGAGGCATTCGGGCTTGTGTTATTAGAAGGGTTTGCGTGCGGGGTTCCGGCAGTAGGTACAACGGCTGGAGGTATCCCTGAAGTGATTGAAGAAGGCGTTAATGGGCATATAGTGCCGATTGGCGATCCAGATGCCATTGCAGAAAAAACGCTTCGAATTTTATGTGACAGTGAGGTTCATCAAATGATGAAAGAAAATGCGTTGGAAACTGTGAAAGGGAAGTTCGCATCGGACCATATCGTAGGCCAATATGAAAAGCTGTATTATGATTTGAAAAAGAAGGAATGCTAATATGTTTGGAACTCATCAAAGTCGTAGAGTAATTACCCGATTGAACGAAGCAGGTTATGAGGCAGTGTTTGTAGGAGGAGCCGTCAGAGATTATCTGCTTGGAAAAGAGCCGACGGATATTGACATTGCTACTTCCGCCACCCCTGCACAAGTAAAATCCGTATTCTCGAATACAATCGATCTAGGAACGGAACATGGCACGGTACTGGTCATTGAATCAGGTGAACCAGTTGAAGTGACAACTTACCGGACTGAAGGTACGTATTCAGATAATCGAAGACCGGATGAGGTTCAGTTTGTAACATCTTTAGAAGAGGATCTTAAAAGACGTGACTTTACCATCAATGCCCTTGCGCTGCGAATTACCGGAGAAGTGGTAGATCCCTTTAATGGCCGTGCAGATTTGTCTGCAAAAACCATCCGGGCTGTTGGGAATGCCAGCGAACGTTTTAGTGAAGATGCACTAAGAATGATTCGCGCAGTCCGGTTTGTGTCCGTTTTAGGTTTTACCTTGGAGTCTTCGACACGGGCTTCCATCTCAGAACTGGCGGGCACCATAAAAAGTCTTTCAATTGAGCGGATTAAAGCGGAATTTGACAAACTGTTTCGAGGAATGTTTGCCCAGCAAGCATTGAAGTTATTAGCAGATACCAAATTATCACGGGAACTTCCATTATTCCCCGCACAACATGAGGCGTGGTTACAATGTGCCCCTTTCCAGAATTCACTTGATGGATGGGTGTCTCTAATGCTTGCAGGGAATTTTGATGTATCTATAGTGGTAAAAGCATACAGATTATCAAACAAAGAACGTATGTATTTAAAAACGGTACAAAAGTTCTTTGAAATCAGACAGCAGCGCACTTACACAACCGATGATTATTACGAAGCGGCGTATTCGACATTAGTATCTGTTGAGAAGATGATTGCTGCATTCACCGACCTAATGCCAATCAGTAATAGTGCGATTAAGGAGGCAATGGAGAGCTTGCCGATCCATTCCAAGCATGAGTTATCGGTAAGAGGTGAACAGCTAATGGATTGGACAGGCAAAAAAGCGGGAAAATGGCTGGGAGAAGCGATTCAAGCTATTGAACACGCTGTGCTGCATCAAGTAGTTCCGAACGAACAGAATGCGATAAAGGAATGGTTTTCACATGAATACGAATGTAAAGAGTGAGCTGCTGAAACGGATGTCAGCAGGAAAAGACAATCCCGTGTCAGGACAGCAAATTGCAGATGAGTATGGTGTATCTCGCACTGCTGTTTGGAAATATGTAAAAGAACTTGAGAGTGAAGGATATGAGATTGGCACGATTCGAAAACGAGGA
Proteins encoded in this region:
- the bshA gene encoding N-acetyl-alpha-D-glucosaminyl L-malate synthase BshA, with the protein product MERLKIGVICYPSLGGSGVVATELAIKMAEKGHEIHFITSSLPFRYNEPHENIHFHEVRIDGYAVFKYPPYDIALANRIGQVIEEQHLDLLHVHYAVPHAVSAVLAKDMIQSDIGIITTLHGTDVTILGHDPALRNTVKYGIDKSDITTAVSDSLRKETIELIEPAKEILTIYNFIDEETYHPVAAGSVREEFDIQKDEKVIIHISNFRSVKRIPDLIRAFAKITEKVPAKLLLVGEGPEMPRIRRLADMLGVTDEVVFTGRRDDLPELLSISDVMVLPSEKEAFGLVLLEGFACGVPAVGTTAGGIPEVIEEGVNGHIVPIGDPDAIAEKTLRILCDSEVHQMMKENALETVKGKFASDHIVGQYEKLYYDLKKKEC
- a CDS encoding nucleotide pyrophosphohydrolase translates to MYTMQKEVDAYISSFKEGYFPPMELIARLTEELGELSREVQHVHGMKKKKSSESASTLTEETGDLLFVLICFANAQGIELTEALDTVLNKFKTRDADRWTKKEEIE
- a CDS encoding CCA tRNA nucleotidyltransferase, whose product is MFGTHQSRRVITRLNEAGYEAVFVGGAVRDYLLGKEPTDIDIATSATPAQVKSVFSNTIDLGTEHGTVLVIESGEPVEVTTYRTEGTYSDNRRPDEVQFVTSLEEDLKRRDFTINALALRITGEVVDPFNGRADLSAKTIRAVGNASERFSEDALRMIRAVRFVSVLGFTLESSTRASISELAGTIKSLSIERIKAEFDKLFRGMFAQQALKLLADTKLSRELPLFPAQHEAWLQCAPFQNSLDGWVSLMLAGNFDVSIVVKAYRLSNKERMYLKTVQKFFEIRQQRTYTTDDYYEAAYSTLVSVEKMIAAFTDLMPISNSAIKEAMESLPIHSKHELSVRGEQLMDWTGKKAGKWLGEAIQAIEHAVLHQVVPNEQNAIKEWFSHEYECKE
- the dapB gene encoding 4-hydroxy-tetrahydrodipicolinate reductase, with amino-acid sequence MTIRVAIAGARGRMGSTAAAAITEAPDMVFAGALDYKYDGWYINGGTLIEQPSGVRVYTSIAELAEAEKPDVLLDLTDPEAVFPNAQKAIALGIRPVIGTSGLTLEEIDHLKIMSEQKGLSCILAPNFSIGAVLMMKFAAQAAHYLGDVEIIEMHHDRKLDAPSGTAVKTADMISDVRTPHLQGHPDEQVNAYGARGADVQGMKIHSVRLPGLLAHQQVLLGGEGELLTIRHDSFDRKSFMPGVLLAVRESVSHHQFVNGLEQLI